From one Branchiostoma floridae strain S238N-H82 chromosome 3, Bfl_VNyyK, whole genome shotgun sequence genomic stretch:
- the LOC118412314 gene encoding frizzled-2-like, with amino-acid sequence MKLCIITAVITTALILADVTSCYAQGCESIRYSRCMGLSYSQTSFPNLVQWPNQDYALLAAPTVFPTYDPISDCHPDLNFFLCSIFFPQCTSEGQIFPCRSFCNEINATCGERALAAGVQWDASLCSQLPEDSCSVPNECEPIQYSGCMGLSYSQTSFPNLVQWPNQDYALLAAPTVFPTYDPISDCHPDLNFFLCSIFFPQCTSDGQV; translated from the exons ATGAAGCTGTGTATAATAACCGCGGTCATCACTACTGCTCTAATATTAGCAG ACGTAACGTCCTGTTACGCTCAAG GATGCGAATCTATCAGGTACAGTCGTTGCATGGGCCTGTCGTACTCCCAAACATCCTTCCCGAACCTCGTGCAGTGGCCCAATCAGGACTATGCTCTTCTGGCTGCCCCGACAGTGTTCCCAACATACGACCCTATCAGTGACTGTCATCCGGACTTGAATTTCTTCCTGTGTTCAATTTTCTTTCCCCAGTGTACGTCAGAAGGACAAAT TTTCCCATGTCGCTCCTTTTGCAATGAGATCAACGCTACATGCGGGGAACGAGCTCTGGCCGCCGGCGTTCAGTGGGATGCTTCACTTTGTTCGCAACTCCCTGAGGATAGCTGTTCCGTACCGAACG AATGTGAGCCTATCCAGTACAGCGGTTGCATGGGCCTTTCATACTCCCAAACATCCTTCCCGAACCTCGTGCAGTGGCCCAATCAGGACTATGCTCTTCTGGCTGCCCCGACAGTGTTCCCAACATACGACCCTATCAGTGACTGTCATCCGGACTTGAATTTCTTCCTGTGTTCGATTTTCTTTCCCCAGTGTACATCTGATGGGCAAGTGTGA